The following DNA comes from Acidobacteriota bacterium.
TTTAGCCGTTTGGCTAATAGATCTTTCAAGCTTATTAGATTCTTCTTCATCCAGACAGAGTGTATAAAACTCAATAGATTTATCTATTTTTACTTCCTCTGAAGGATTTTTTGGTAGGTAGAGTTTTAACTGGAGCTTTAAAGAGGTTATTCCCTCAGAGAATTTTATCTGGGAGAGTCTTGCAGAAGTCTGGGGATCGATGAAATCGTAGGCTATCTGATGGGGAAGACCAAAGAGGTGAAGTCTAAATACAGAACCTTCCCTTGTGAACCTCTCCAAAGAGAGGTCAAATGAGGCTTCTCCTCCTAAATCAGCCTCCTGGGAGAATTGAGATGAATTCACTGTCACAATGTTTGCGGAGGCTTCTTTTAGAAGATATACCTTTGTTCTCTCTTCTCTTCCTGCGTAGAAAACCGAAACCTCTAAGGATTCAACATCTTTAAGTAAAATAAAATCTGCCTCTTTCGCCTCTCCTAAAGAAAGCGATGAGATTTTTTCCTGATACGGCTCTGAGATTATAAACCCATCTGAAAGAAGTGATACATATATATCTTTTATCTCTTTCAGGAAATCCTGAGGAAATAGCTCTTCCTTTATTCCTAAAGAAAACAATGCTTCTAATTCCTTTGCTGAATAAAGAAGGGATACTTTTACATGGATTTTTCCCCTTTGATCCATCCATTTTGTGGCTGAATCAACTACAACTTTTGCCTCAGAACCAGTAAATGAGATAAGTGCTTGCTGATATTCAACCTGTGCCCTTAGATAGGAGGTTTCTTTCTTTGCAAACTCCTCCTCAGAGATTAAACCAGCTTCTTTTAGTTTCAGCGCTCTTTCATAATCTCCTCTCATCTCCTGAAGGTGAAGCTGTGCTTTTTTGAGGTTTAAAAGTTTTTGGGTCTGAGATTCCTGGGGAAAGAGGAATAGAGATATAGAAATTAGAATCAAAATAAAAAAAATCTTTTTAATCATGTCTTAATCTCTCCATATCATCTGAAAATTCAAGCTTCCCTTCCATATTTATGATCTCCTCTATCCTCTTTTTTTTGATGTATTCTTTAAGTGATAATATAATGGCCTCTGTTCTTGTCCTTGCTTTAGACAATCTTTTCACTTCCTCCAGTATATCATCAGGTAAAATGATTGATATTTTCATAATTTCCCAATAGATTAAGCAAACTCCATGCCAAATTATATAAAATTAGAAAGAAGTCAACAATTATATATATTTCCTTCCCCTGGGTTGAACCAGGTTTATTGACAAAAGCGGGTAAATAATTACTCAATTTGATCCATATTTCATTAAAATTCTTTTTTTCTCTTTGATATTATTAGCTTCTTTCTATATGGGTAAAAATTTACACAAAAATTTAAGATTTTTACGCAAATTTTTAAGTTTCTCTTGATATTATTAGCTTTCCTCAGAAGCTTTTCATGGGTATTCATTTTCTCACCTCTTAATCCCTTTTCACCAATTAGTGTTGTGTCACTTAAATACCTTTCCTTATTCTTATGTGACACAACACTTTCCCTATGGGAGAAAGATCTCCTTAGACGCTTCGCTGAGCACCCCCAGACATGGGGAAGCCTTCTTCCCCATACCCCTTCAGTGTGCTGTAAGAGAGACCGTCTGCCTGCGAAGAGATTTAAGGAACAGCACACTAATATTCTCCACTCTTCCCTTCAAAGCTAATGGATAGGGAGTAATAGCAATATTTATCGAACATCATATTTAATAAAGGAATAATAAGTGACAACGAAAAAAATGGCAGTATATATGATCAATATTGCTAAATCCACTGCTCTTTTTTTAATGGCATCTCCAATTGTGATAGATGAATAAGAAAAAAGAGGTAGCTCATAGATTCTTGGAATATCCTCATCAGAACCTCCAAAGCCAAAATTCATAGACTCTTTTCCTCTCTTAACTGTCATCTGGTCTTGCCATGTTTTACTCCAGAATTTCTGCTCGATAAGATTCTGGTAAGTTCTTACGGATTGGAAGAATTTTTCCCTTTCTCCAGGACCTGTTCCAGCTAAATCAGATAGAAGATAAGCAAAACAAGAGGCTGGAGATATTCTTGAGATGATAACTGCTAAGATTTGCTGGTTAGTCATACGACGATCATAATCAGATTGAAGTTTTAAGAGCGAATTGGCAATTTTTTCTTCAAAAATCTTTACAATAGGTTTTCTCAATTTCCTGTATTTATTCCACCAATCTCTCCCCCCGCCAATCATTCCTTCTTTACCAATCATATTTTCCCTTTCTAATGCTTCTACAAGCTTTGCTCCTTTTTCTTTTTCAATTTCCCTTCTGACACTTTCTTTCTCCCGTTTAAAAACTATCTCATCTTTTACAGGATAAATAACCTTGGAGATGATACCTGAAAGCCTCGGTATTCCAAGAAAAAGAATCACCCATATAAAAAGAAGAAAGGTAAAAGCACTTAAAGAGCTATGAGTTCTTGAAGATATGAACATTCCAAGATGAAGGATTAAAGTTATCTGGATAAAGGAGGAAATTATTATCCCAATAAATGGAAAAAGAATTCCTCTATCGAACA
Coding sequences within:
- a CDS encoding type II toxin-antitoxin system VapB family antitoxin yields the protein MKISIILPDDILEEVKRLSKARTRTEAIILSLKEYIKKKRIEEIINMEGKLEFSDDMERLRHD
- a CDS encoding ABC transporter permease subunit — its product is MLVTIIRKEILEHVVSLRFFILVLLCIVLIPLGFYVNFKNYSTKAQSLSSLERDYLSALEESKKGGRYIAGVQGFRKTPPLNALISGYEDSLPNSFSISKEEIEWRGGENRNEIIAPLFGHLDLLFIINIVITLMALLMSFDSIVGEKEKGTLRLTLSNSSSRSTIILGKLLGGYITILIPYILSVLIGILILLIFGYPLFDRGILFPFIGIIISSFIQITLILHLGMFISSRTHSSLSAFTFLLFIWVILFLGIPRLSGIISKVIYPVKDEIVFKREKESVRREIEKEKGAKLVEALERENMIGKEGMIGGGRDWWNKYRKLRKPIVKIFEEKIANSLLKLQSDYDRRMTNQQILAVIISRISPASCFAYLLSDLAGTGPGEREKFFQSVRTYQNLIEQKFWSKTWQDQMTVKRGKESMNFGFGGSDEDIPRIYELPLFSYSSITIGDAIKKRAVDLAILIIYTAIFFVVTYYSFIKYDVR
- a CDS encoding NEW3 domain-containing protein — translated: MIKKIFFILILISISLFLFPQESQTQKLLNLKKAQLHLQEMRGDYERALKLKEAGLISEEEFAKKETSYLRAQVEYQQALISFTGSEAKVVVDSATKWMDQRGKIHVKVSLLYSAKELEALFSLGIKEELFPQDFLKEIKDIYVSLLSDGFIISEPYQEKISSLSLGEAKEADFILLKDVESLEVSVFYAGREERTKVYLLKEASANIVTVNSSQFSQEADLGGEASFDLSLERFTREGSVFRLHLFGLPHQIAYDFIDPQTSARLSQIKFSEGITSLKLQLKLYLPKNPSEEVKIDKSIEFYTLCLDEEESNKLERSISQTAKGPEGKMAILKDIKGGKVRLEIIPRGIGRIEVGALNLYHEIKVGEDVEMDVNVKNTGTRRLDNIRIYTDLPLNWRADVEPDLIQSLEQDKERIVKIRFLPPVDVSVGDYEPKIKTECTSFGRRIESEDKIVRIHISSKTNILGITVLITLLIGLLVGIVVFGIKLTRR